From the Homo sapiens chromosome 1, GRCh38.p14 Primary Assembly genome, one window contains:
- the EPHA8 gene encoding ephrin type-A receptor 8 isoform X2, translating into MNYSFWIEAVNGVSDLSPEPRRAAVVNITTNQAAPSQVVVIRQERAGQTSVSLLWQEPEQPNGIILEYEIKYYEKDKEMQSYSTLKAVTTRATVSGLKPGTRYVFQVRARTSAGCGRFSQAMEVETGKPRPRYDTRTIVWICLTLITGLVVLLLLLICKKRHCGYSKAFQDSDEEKMHYQNGQAPPPVFLPLHHPPGKLPEPQFYAEPHTYEEPGRAGRSFTREIEASRIHIEKIIGSGDSGEVCYGRLRVPGQRDVPVAIKALKAGYTERQRRDFLSEASIMGQFDHPNIIRLEGVVTRGRLAMIVTEYMENGSLDTFLRTHDGQFTIMQLVGMLRGVGAGMRYLSDLGYVHRDLAARNVLVDSNLVCKVSDFGLSRVLEDDPDAAYTTTGGKIPIRWTAPEAIAFRTFSSASDVWSFGVVMWEVLAYGERPYWNMTNRDVISSVEEGYRLPAPMGCPHALHQLMLDCWHKDRAQRPRFSQIVSVLDALIRSPESLRATATVSRCPPPAFVRSCFDLRGGSGGGGGLTVGDWLDSIRMGRYRDHFAAGGYSSLGMVLRMNAQDVRALGITLMGHQKKILGSIQTMRAQLTSTQGPRRHL; encoded by the exons CCCCGTCCCAGGTGGTGGTGATCCGTCAAGAGCGGGCGGGGCAGACCAGCGTCTCGCTGCTGTGGCAGGAGCCCGAGCAGCCGAACGGCATCATCCTGGAGTATGAGATCAAGTACTACGAGAAG GACAAGGAGATGCAGAGCTACTCCACCCTCAAGGCCGTCACCACCAGAGCCACCGTCTCCGGCCTCAAGCCGGGCACCCGCTACGTGTTCCAGGTCCGAGCCCGCACCTCAGCAGGCTGTGGCCGCTTCAGCCAGGCCATGGAGGTGGAGACCGGGAAACCCC GGCCCCGCTATGACACCAGGACCATTGTCTGGATCTGCCTGACGCTCATCACGGGCCTGGTGGTGCTTCTGCTCCTGCTCATCTGCAAGAAGAG GCACTGTGGCTACAGCAAGGCCTTCCAGGACTCGGACGAGGAGAAGATGCACTATCAGAATGGACAGG CACCCCCACCTGTCTTCCTGCCTCTGCATCACCCCCCGGGAAAGCTCCCAGAGCCCCAGTTCTATGCGGAACCCCACACCTACGAGGAGCCAGGCCGGGCGGGCCGCAGTTTCACTCGGGAGATCGAGGCCTCTAGGATCCACATCGAGAAAATCATCGGCTCTG GAGACTCCGGGGAAGTCTGCTACGGGAGGCTGCGGGTGCCAGGGCAGCGGGATGTGCCCGTGGCCATCAAGGCCCTCAAAGCCGGCTACACGGAGAGACAGAGGCGGGACTTCCTGAGCGAGGCGTCCATCATGGGGCAATTCGACCATCCCAACATCATCCGCCTCGAGGGTGTCGTCACCCGTG GCCGCCTGGCAATGATTGTGACTGAGTACATGGAGAACGGCTCTCTGGACACCTTCCTGAGG ACCCACGACGGGCAGTTCACCATCATGCAGCTGGTGGGCATGCTGAGAGGAGTGGGTGCCGGCATGCGCTACCTCTCAGACCTGGGCTATGTCCACCGAGACCTGGCCGCCCGCAACGTCCTGGTTGACAGCAACCTGGTCTGCAAGGTGTCTGACTTCGGGCTCTCACGGGTGCTGGAGGACGACCCGGATGCTGCCTACACCACCACG GGCGGGAAGATCCCCATCCGCTGGACGGCCCCAGAGGCCATCGCCTTCCGCACCTTCTCCTCGGCCAGCGACGTGTGGAGCTTCGGCGTGGTCATGTGGGAGGTGCTGGCCTATGGGGAGCGGCCCTACTGGAACATGACCAACCGGGAT GTCATCAGCTCTGTGGAGGAGGGGTACCGCCTGCCCGCACCCATGGGCTGCCCCCACGCCCTGCACCAGCTCATGCTCGACTGTTGGCACAAGGACCGGGCGCAGCGGCCTCGCTTCTCCCAGATTGTCAGTGTCCTCGATGCGCTCATCCGCAGCCCTGAGAGTCTCAGGGCCACCGCCACAGTCAGCAG GTGCCCACCCCCTGCCTTCGTCCGGAGCTGCTTTGACCTCCGAGGGGGCAGCGGTGGCGGTGGGGGCCTCACCGTGGGGGACTGGCTGGACTCCATCCGCATGGGCCGGTACCGAGACCACTTCGCTGCGGGCGGATACTCCTCTCTGGGCATGGTGCTACGCATGAACGCCCA GGACGTGCGCGCCCTGGGCATCACCCTCATGGGCCACCAGAAGAAGATCCTGGGCAGCATTCAGACCATGCGGGCCCAGCTGACCAGCACCCAGGGGCCCCGCCGGCACCTCTGA